From one Streptomyces sp. Q6 genomic stretch:
- a CDS encoding protein-tyrosine phosphatase family protein, producing the protein MTWDTDAPGVLRLPSGRLVRGRGLRSPLPPGPLPSYGIYLLGAQPPPMDWEFTWLRWPDFRLPADTDEARRVLGDAWRRCADERVEVACGGGKGRTGTALACLAVLDGVPPGEAVAYVRAHYDRRAVETPWQKRYVRRFAPPSGRVPRADAPEAPDAPDK; encoded by the coding sequence ATGACCTGGGACACGGACGCGCCGGGCGTCCTGCGACTGCCGTCCGGGCGGCTCGTCCGGGGACGCGGGCTGCGCAGTCCACTGCCGCCGGGACCGCTCCCCTCCTACGGGATCTATCTCCTCGGCGCTCAACCCCCGCCCATGGACTGGGAGTTCACCTGGCTGCGCTGGCCCGACTTCCGCCTCCCCGCCGACACCGACGAGGCCCGCCGCGTCCTGGGCGACGCCTGGCGACGGTGCGCGGACGAGCGGGTCGAGGTGGCGTGCGGCGGCGGGAAGGGCAGGACCGGGACGGCTCTCGCGTGCCTCGCGGTCCTCGACGGCGTCCCGCCCGGCGAAGCCGTCGCGTACGTGCGCGCCCACTACGACCGCCGCGCCGTGGAGACCCCGTGGCAGAAGCGGTACGTCCGCCGTTTCGCGCCGCCGTCCGGACGGGTGCCCCGGGCGGACGCGCCGGAGGCTCCGGACGCGCCGGATAAATGA
- a CDS encoding TetR/AcrR family transcriptional regulator, producing the protein MRTTTKPSTPVDPERPDLTPAARRVLETASRLFYERGIHAVGVDLIASEAGVTKKTLYDRFGSKEQIVVDYLATRDARWRAYLAERLESTDLSPVERVLTVFDASGTWMAAHSGKGCSMVNAHAEISDPAHPAYAVIVGQKQWMLDLFVRLARDVSPDTARETGRSLMLLHEGALVSDGLDVFPDAFGRARRLAAFLLSAARESR; encoded by the coding sequence ATGCGTACGACGACGAAGCCCTCGACCCCGGTCGATCCGGAGCGTCCCGACCTGACTCCCGCCGCGCGCCGGGTCCTGGAGACCGCGTCGCGACTGTTCTACGAGCGCGGCATCCACGCGGTCGGGGTGGATCTGATCGCGTCCGAGGCGGGCGTCACGAAGAAGACGCTCTACGACCGGTTCGGCTCGAAGGAGCAGATCGTCGTCGACTACCTGGCGACCCGCGACGCCCGCTGGCGCGCCTACCTGGCCGAGCGGCTCGAATCCACCGACCTCTCCCCCGTCGAGCGGGTATTGACGGTGTTCGACGCGTCCGGGACGTGGATGGCAGCCCACAGCGGCAAGGGGTGCAGCATGGTCAACGCGCATGCCGAGATCAGCGATCCGGCACACCCCGCCTACGCGGTGATCGTGGGCCAGAAGCAGTGGATGCTGGACCTGTTCGTCCGGCTCGCGCGGGACGTGTCGCCGGACACCGCACGGGAGACGGGGCGTTCGCTGATGCTGCTGCACGAGGGCGCGCTGGTCTCGGACGGCCTGGACGTGTTCCCCGACGCGTTCGGGCGCGCGCGCCGCCTCGCCGCGTTCCTGCTGTCGGCGGCGCGGGAGAGCCGATGA
- a CDS encoding DMT family transporter → MNVLLSLGFVLTWSSGFIGAKLGAGDASAVTTLMWRFLPLAVVLLAVAGRRGLRDLPVRALGRQIAVGALSQSGYLLTVYYAIQLGVASGTTALIDGTQPLVAGVLAGPLLRQYVTARQWLGLCLGVAGVAVVTTADAAAVTGVAAWAYLIPFLGMLSLVAATFVESRSPTRVPPLTALTVHCATSAVVFTGLAVVAGEAMPPATPSFWLAVAWLVGLSTFGGYGLYWIVLRRSGITQVNTLMFLMAPVTAVWGALMFGEPFGVRTVLGLALGLAAVVVVRRGAAQRRRPGSSVSEPPPLDADPATASSLSAPVSRRASGPPS, encoded by the coding sequence ATGAATGTCCTTCTGTCCCTCGGCTTCGTGCTGACCTGGAGCTCCGGGTTCATCGGGGCCAAGCTCGGAGCCGGCGACGCCTCCGCGGTGACCACCCTGATGTGGCGGTTCCTGCCGCTCGCCGTCGTGCTCCTGGCCGTGGCGGGCCGCCGCGGCCTGCGCGATCTGCCGGTGCGGGCCCTCGGGCGGCAGATCGCCGTCGGAGCCCTGTCGCAGAGCGGCTATCTGCTGACCGTCTACTACGCGATCCAGCTCGGCGTCGCCAGCGGCACCACCGCCCTGATCGACGGCACCCAGCCTCTCGTCGCGGGCGTTCTCGCGGGACCGTTGCTGCGGCAGTACGTCACCGCCCGGCAGTGGCTCGGCCTGTGCCTGGGCGTGGCCGGGGTCGCCGTCGTCACCACCGCCGACGCGGCCGCCGTCACGGGCGTGGCCGCGTGGGCGTACCTGATCCCGTTCCTCGGGATGCTGTCGCTGGTCGCCGCCACCTTCGTCGAGAGCCGCTCGCCCACCCGCGTCCCACCGCTCACCGCGCTGACCGTGCACTGCGCGACGAGCGCCGTCGTGTTCACCGGACTCGCCGTCGTCGCGGGCGAGGCGATGCCACCCGCGACGCCGTCGTTCTGGCTCGCGGTGGCCTGGCTGGTGGGCCTGTCGACCTTCGGCGGCTACGGCCTGTACTGGATCGTGCTGCGGCGCAGCGGGATCACGCAGGTCAACACCCTGATGTTCCTGATGGCGCCGGTCACGGCGGTCTGGGGCGCGCTCATGTTCGGCGAGCCCTTCGGGGTGCGCACCGTGCTCGGACTCGCCCTGGGGCTCGCGGCCGTCGTGGTCGTGCGGCGTGGCGCGGCCCAGCGGCGACGGCCCGGGAGCTCGGTCTCCGAGCCGCCGCCGCTCGACGCCGATCCTGCCACTGCGTCCTCTCTGTCCGCTCCTGTGTCTCGTCGTGCGTCCGGTCCGCCGTCCTGA
- a CDS encoding SPW repeat protein produces the protein MADLSHHRADLSGHPDVSEMRDRYARVIGDRDVALVDGPVFLLGLYCAFSPWVVHFTASQPALTTHNLIMGIAIAVLGLGFTVAPARMAGLSWAMCAMGVWMIVAPWVVGSSPDMGVILNNVIVGGLTVALGLLCSGVAARSARTPEL, from the coding sequence ATGGCCGACCTTTCGCACCACAGGGCAGACCTCTCCGGTCACCCCGATGTTTCCGAAATGCGGGACCGGTACGCACGCGTGATCGGTGACCGCGACGTGGCGCTCGTGGACGGGCCGGTGTTCCTGCTCGGCCTCTACTGCGCCTTCTCCCCCTGGGTGGTGCACTTCACCGCGAGCCAGCCCGCGCTGACCACCCACAACCTCATCATGGGCATCGCGATCGCGGTCCTTGGACTGGGATTCACCGTCGCGCCGGCCCGCATGGCCGGTCTGAGCTGGGCCATGTGCGCCATGGGCGTGTGGATGATCGTCGCTCCATGGGTCGTGGGGTCGAGCCCCGACATGGGCGTGATCCTCAACAACGTCATCGTCGGCGGCCTCACCGTCGCGCTCGGTCTCCTGTGCTCGGGCGTCGCGGCCCGCAGCGCCCGGACACCCGAGCTGTAG
- a CDS encoding glutathione S-transferase family protein: MDGNASYGKKGFKRSRSHFADRITADGRDGWPVEAGRYRLVVSYACPWASRALVVRRLLGLEDALSLAVADPVQDDRSWRFTLDPDDRDPVLGIRFLSEAYDAREKGYPGGVSVPAIVDVPSGRLVTNDYQQLTLDLETEWTALHRAGAPDLYPEPLRDEIDEVMEGVYRDVNNGVYRAGFATGQAEYEDAYRDVFARLDTVSERLAGQRYLVGDTITEADVRLFTTLVRFDAVYHGHFKCNRNKLTEDPVLWAYARDLFQTPGFGDTVDFDHIKRHYYQVHQGINPTGIVPLGPDLSGWLTPHGREALGGRPFGDGTPPAAG, from the coding sequence GTGGACGGCAACGCCTCGTACGGCAAGAAGGGCTTCAAGCGCTCCCGCAGCCACTTCGCCGACCGGATCACGGCCGATGGCAGGGACGGCTGGCCGGTGGAGGCCGGGCGCTATCGGCTCGTGGTCAGTTACGCGTGCCCGTGGGCGAGCCGCGCCCTGGTGGTGCGGCGGCTGCTCGGCCTGGAGGACGCGCTCTCCCTCGCCGTCGCCGACCCGGTCCAGGACGACCGCAGCTGGCGCTTCACGCTCGACCCCGACGACCGTGACCCGGTCCTCGGCATCCGCTTCCTCAGCGAGGCGTACGACGCCCGCGAGAAGGGCTACCCGGGCGGCGTCAGCGTCCCCGCGATCGTCGACGTACCGTCCGGGAGGCTCGTGACGAACGACTACCAGCAGCTCACGCTCGACCTGGAGACCGAGTGGACCGCGCTGCACCGGGCCGGCGCGCCCGACCTGTACCCCGAGCCGCTGCGCGACGAGATCGACGAGGTCATGGAGGGCGTGTACCGGGACGTGAACAACGGCGTCTACCGGGCCGGGTTCGCGACCGGGCAGGCCGAGTACGAGGACGCGTACCGGGACGTCTTCGCGCGGCTCGACACGGTGTCCGAGCGGCTCGCGGGGCAGCGCTACCTCGTCGGGGACACGATCACCGAGGCGGACGTGCGGCTGTTCACGACGCTGGTGCGCTTCGACGCCGTCTACCACGGCCACTTCAAGTGCAACCGCAACAAGCTGACCGAGGACCCGGTCCTGTGGGCGTACGCGCGCGACCTGTTCCAGACGCCCGGCTTCGGCGACACCGTCGACTTCGACCACATCAAGCGGCACTACTACCAGGTGCACCAGGGGATCAATCCGACCGGCATCGTGCCGCTGGGCCCCGACCTGTCCGGCTGGCTGACGCCGCACGGCCGTGAGGCGCTCGGCGGGCGGCCGTTCGGTGACGGGACGCCACCGGCCGCTGGGTAG
- a CDS encoding SRPBCC family protein, which produces MTTSTTGSYLTLDDGIPAVRFTRTYDRPIDRVWQYVTDPAELARWFPSAFEAKELAPGAVIRFFGDPNQPESTGTVLAADAPRHFSFSWGGDELHYDLEERGDGGTHLTLTDVLVTHDTAARNAAGWEVCLSALDAADRGESPEGSHSGASGRWKEFYDSYVAAGFPSGAPVPGLGESG; this is translated from the coding sequence ATGACGACCAGCACCACCGGCTCCTACCTCACGCTGGACGACGGCATCCCCGCCGTCCGCTTCACCCGCACCTACGACCGGCCCATCGACCGGGTCTGGCAGTACGTGACCGATCCCGCCGAGCTCGCGCGCTGGTTCCCGTCCGCCTTCGAGGCGAAGGAGCTGGCCCCCGGCGCCGTGATCCGGTTCTTCGGCGACCCGAACCAGCCGGAGTCCACCGGCACCGTCCTCGCGGCCGACGCCCCGCGGCACTTCTCGTTCAGCTGGGGCGGCGACGAACTCCACTACGACCTGGAGGAGCGCGGCGACGGCGGCACCCATCTGACCCTCACCGACGTCCTGGTCACCCACGACACCGCCGCGCGGAACGCGGCGGGATGGGAGGTGTGCCTGTCCGCCCTGGACGCCGCCGACCGCGGCGAGTCCCCGGAGGGCTCGCACAGCGGGGCGAGCGGGCGGTGGAAGGAGTTCTACGACAGCTATGTCGCGGCCGGATTTCCCTCCGGCGCGCCCGTGCCGGGCCTCGGCGAGTCCGGCTGA
- a CDS encoding VOC family protein, with protein sequence MTTGQKTIITPVGDLAAAKALYAALLGVQPTVDEAYYVGFDVAGQHLGLDPNGHGSGMTAPVGFWHVDDIRGTVEGLVAAGAEIVQDVTEVGAGRQIAKLKDADGNVFGVLQDPS encoded by the coding sequence ATGACCACCGGCCAGAAGACCATCATCACCCCCGTCGGCGATCTCGCCGCGGCCAAGGCGCTCTACGCCGCGCTGCTCGGCGTGCAGCCGACCGTCGACGAGGCGTACTACGTGGGCTTCGACGTCGCGGGCCAGCACCTCGGGCTGGATCCGAACGGGCACGGCAGCGGGATGACGGCCCCGGTCGGGTTCTGGCACGTCGACGACATCCGCGGCACCGTCGAAGGGCTTGTCGCCGCGGGGGCCGAGATCGTGCAGGACGTCACCGAAGTGGGCGCGGGCCGGCAGATCGCCAAACTGAAGGACGCCGACGGGAACGTCTTCGGGGTGCTCCAGGACCCGTCCTGA
- a CDS encoding VOC family protein produces MSVQLNHTIVHARDNRESAEFLAHILGLEVGAEWGPFIALELSNGVTLDFATVPAESIVTQHYAFLVSEEEFDGIFRRIKDAGLTYYADPHGKQPGEINHNDGGRGVYFMDPARHGMEVITRPYGSGGN; encoded by the coding sequence GTGTCCGTTCAGCTCAATCACACCATCGTGCACGCCCGGGACAACCGGGAATCCGCCGAGTTCCTCGCACACATCCTGGGGCTCGAAGTCGGCGCCGAGTGGGGCCCGTTCATCGCTCTCGAACTCAGCAACGGCGTGACCTTGGACTTCGCGACCGTCCCCGCCGAGTCGATCGTCACGCAGCACTACGCCTTCCTCGTCAGCGAGGAGGAGTTCGACGGGATCTTCCGGCGCATCAAGGACGCCGGGCTCACGTACTACGCCGATCCGCACGGCAAGCAGCCGGGCGAGATCAACCACAACGACGGTGGTCGCGGCGTGTACTTCATGGACCCGGCGCGGCACGGCATGGAAGTCATCACGCGTCCGTACGGCAGCGGCGGGAACTGA
- a CDS encoding flavin reductase family protein — MNTATPLPHLRVEPSILYFGTPVVLLSTENPNGTFNLAPMSSAWALGRTVVLGLGADGRTARNLAVRPDMVINLPGPGQWQAVERLAPLTGCDPVPATKAPGCRYEPDKFGVAGLTPQPSVAVRPPRVAECPLQLEARAVDVRPDAGGGFVVVEAAVREVHASADVVVPGTDHIDPVAWSPLVYNFRHYFGLGPELGHTYRSATAGAARAG; from the coding sequence TCGAGCCGAGCATCCTCTACTTCGGCACGCCCGTCGTGCTCCTGTCGACGGAGAACCCGAACGGCACCTTCAACCTGGCCCCGATGTCGTCGGCGTGGGCCCTGGGGCGCACCGTCGTCCTGGGGCTCGGCGCCGACGGGCGGACCGCGCGCAATCTGGCGGTGCGGCCCGACATGGTGATCAACCTGCCGGGGCCCGGACAGTGGCAGGCGGTCGAGCGGCTCGCTCCGCTGACCGGGTGCGACCCGGTTCCTGCGACGAAGGCGCCGGGGTGCCGCTACGAGCCGGACAAGTTCGGCGTGGCCGGTCTGACCCCGCAGCCCTCCGTCGCGGTACGGCCGCCACGGGTCGCCGAGTGCCCGCTCCAGTTGGAGGCCAGGGCCGTCGACGTGCGCCCGGACGCGGGCGGCGGCTTCGTCGTCGTCGAGGCCGCCGTGCGCGAGGTGCACGCGAGCGCCGACGTCGTGGTGCCCGGCACCGACCACATCGACCCGGTGGCGTGGAGCCCGCTCGTCTACAACTTCCGCCACTACTTCGGCCTCGGGCCCGAACTCGGCCACACGTACCGCAGCGCGACGGCGGGGGCGGCGCGGGCCGGGTGA